A region of the Bryobacteraceae bacterium genome:
GCGCGGCGCGGCGGGCCGGCATGCGGGCAAGGAAATCCTCGCTGCGGGAGGCGCCGGCGCGGGCCGAATCGCCGGCAAAAGCGGATGCCCCTGGCGGCGGAGGCGCGCCCTCGCGCTGCGGGGCGCCGCAGGCGGGGCAGAACCGGGCCGCCTCGTCCACCTGACAGCCGCACTTCGTGCAGAAGGGCATTTCCGTTTCCCGTAGTGTACTACGGGCTTTTTGTAACGAAAGTTCCGCCGGCGCGGGAGTGATAGGATGCTGGCATGAGGAAGCGCGCGATCCTTCCACTTCTGGCCGGCCTGGCGCTGGCAGCGCCGGCGCAACCGCTCCGGATGGTCTTTGTGGACACCGAGGGCGGGCAGGCGACGCTGATCGTCACGCCGCCCGGCGAGTCCCTGCTGGTGGACGCGGGCTTTCCGGGCAACAACGGGCGCGACTCGGACCGCATTGTCGCCGCCGCGCGCCGGCTGGGGATCCACCGGATCGACTATCTGCTGGTGACGCACTATCACCTGGACCACGTGGGCGGCGTGCCGGAGGTGGCGGCGAAGATCCCGGTGAGTGTTTTCATCGACCACGGGAGCAACACCGAGACGTCAGCGCAGGCGAAGGCGCTCGAAGAGGCCTACCAGAAGGTGCTGGCCACGGGCGCGAGGCGGCTGACGGTGAAGCCGGGCGACGTGCTGCCGCTCAAGGGCGTGCGGGTGGAGATCGTCGCCGCGCGCGGCGAGAGGATCGCCGGGGCCATTCGTGGGGGCGGGCAGCCGAACCCGCTGTGCGCGCAGGCCGAGCGGCGCCAGGACGACCCGACGGAAAATGCGCGCTCCATCGGCTTTGTGTTGACCTACGGCCGCTTCCGCTTCGCCGACCTGGGCGATCTCACCTGGAACAAGGAACTCGAGCTGGCCTGCCCGGAGCACCGGATCGGGCCGGTGGACCTGTACCTGACCACGCATCACGGCTTCGACCAGAGCGGCTGCCCGCAGATGGTGCACGGGATGCGGCCGCGGGTGGCGATCATGAACAACGGGGCGCGCAAGGGCGGCTCGCCGGCGGCGTGGCGGATCGTGGCCTCGTCGCCCGGGCTGGAAGACCTCTGGCAACTGCACTACTCGCTGGCCGGTGGCAAGGAGGCCAACGTCAGCGAGGAGCGGATCGCCAACCTGGAGGAGACATGCCAGGGATTCGGCATTGAGGTGGAAGCCACCCCGGACCGCGTTTTCACGGTGCGCAACCAGCGCAACGGGCATGCGAAAACGTACCGCCCCTGAAAGGGCCGCGCGCGGGCTTGCCACAGGCGGGCGTGTTTGTGCATCAATAGTCACATGAGGGTGCGCTGGGTCCGCTGGGCCGTGATTGTTCTTGCAGCCGCTTTTGTGGGCGCGCAGGCTGTGCGGCCGGAGAAGTCGAATCCTCCGGTCGTTGCGCAGAACACGCTTCAGGCGCAGTACGAAGTGCCGCCGGAGGTGCAGCGGATCCTCGAGCGCTCCTGCGGCGACTGCCACTCGAACCGCACGCGCTGGCCCTGGTACAGCCATGTGGCGCCGGTTTCGTGGATGCTGGCCGATCACGTCAAAGACGGCCGGCGCCACTTCAACATGGACGACTTCACCGAGGAGATGTCGCTCAAGGACGTCTGCCAGGAGATCCGCGTCGGCTCCATGCCGCTGAAGGGCTACGTGCTGATGCACCCGGAGGCGAAGCTCACGGGCGCGGAGATCCAGACCGTCTGTGCGTGGACGCGCGAGGCGCGGCCGAAGTGACGCCCGGCGGCAGGGCGCGGCTGCGCCGGCGCCCGGGATGAGGCAAACTGCAAGAGGAGGTTGGAATCCATGGCGGAAGCCAAACCGAAGCGCATGGTGCACTGCGTCAAGTTCGGGCGCGAGATGGAGGGCCTCGACGAGGTACCCTTCGACAACCACCCGCTGGGCCAGCGGATCTACGAGAACGTCTCCAAGGAGGCGTGGCGCATGTGGGTGGAGCACATGAAGATGCTGATGAACGAGTACCGCCTGAACCTGGGCACGCGCGAGGCGCAGGAGTTCCTGTTGCGGCAGATGGAGCAGTACTTCTTCGGCGAAGGCTCGCAGTTGCCGCCGGACTACGTTCCTCCGGAGCGCTGAATTATCTCCGCGCGCCGCCTCCGCACGGCGAAACAGGCGTCAATATTCGAGCCACGTGCCGGCGATGTGGCGCGTGCCATCGTGCCGCTGGAAGTAATACACGACGAGCGCGCGGCGGCCCGGCAGCGCCACGGCCCACGGGTAGCCGAGATCGGCGCCGCCGCCATCGTCACGGAGCGTGAATTCTTCGGCCTCGGCAAAGTCCGTGCACTCCGGGTTCAGGATGCGGGCGCGGATCCCGTAAGGCGGGTGACGGTATCCGTAGACGAGCAGGACGCGGCCATCTTCCAGCCGCACGGCGTGGAATGGATGTCCGCGCCAGCCCGCGTCCTGCCAGCCTTGCCAGCGTCCGGCGCGCGGGTCGTAGCGCACCACCACGGCGTGATCGTCGAGTCCGGCGGTGCGGACAAAGGCAACCAGCGCACCGGAAGGCGTCTCGTAAAGCGATGTCTCGTTGAAGGACACGCGGCTGTCGGAGGCGATCGCGCCGCGGTACCGCCATGTGAGGCCGCCGTCGGCGGACGTCATCCAGTGGATGTCCGTGCCGGCGGCCCGTTCGCGTCCTTTCGGGTAGGCCACGGCCCAGTGGACGGTGCCATCGCGCGTCTGGCACAGCGCACCGCGGTTGTAAGCGGGCAGCGGTGCGCCATAGCAGTCCGGCACGTCCCGGCCGGGTGCCGGCGGAGGGGTGATGGGCCCGTGCCAGGTGCGGGCGCCGTCGCGCGAGCGCACCAGATATCCGCCCTGGAAGGCGTAATCGCCGAGCCAGACGGCGGCGGGCACGGCATTGCGCACGGCGGGCTCGACATGGATCCACAGATAGGAAGCGCACAGGATCGTGCCATCGCGCAACACGAGCAGGCACGGGTCCTGCGAGCCCCCGAGCGGATGGGCAAACAGCAGTTCAGGTTCGCTCGTCCAGCTCCGGCCCGAGTCGCGCGAGCGGACGAGCACGAGCTGGCTGTTGGCGTCGGTGTGAGTGACGCCCCTGGCGCCCAGGCGGCGGCGCTCGGGCGCGCGCCGGAAGGCCAGGATCAGCTCGCCGTTGCGAAGCCTGGCCACGGATGGGAACGCACTGTAAAAGCGGTCGTCGGAATAGATGACGACGTCACCTGTCTTGCTCAGGCCCGACGATACGAACACGGCCGGAGCCGTCAGCAGCGAGCGGCGCGTCACAAAGCTCATGCCGGGATTGTACATGGCGAGGCCTGTCATCCGGCTGAAACAGCGGCAGGCGGTCGCGCGCGGATACAATCTTGTCCATGCGCAGGTTCATCCTCTCAGCAATCACTTCTCTGCTGCTGCTTTCGCCCGCCATGGCGCAGAAGCGGGCAAAGAACGTCATCCTGTTCCTCGCCGACGCGGCCGGAGTGCCAACGGTCAGCGCCGCCAGCCTCCACGGCTACGGCGAGCCGCTGAAGCTGTACGTCCAGAGCTGGCCCCACATGGGGCTGATGGACACGACCACCGCCAGCGCCTACGTCACCGACTCGGCCGCGGGCATGACCGCCATCGTCACCGGAGTGAAGACGCAAAACGGCGTCATCAGCATGGGCCCGGACACCGAGCGCGGAAAGAAGGACGGGCGCATCCTGAAGACGCTGCTTGAGTACGCCGAAGAGAAAGGCCTGGCCACCGGCGTTCTGACCAACGTTTCCATAGCCGACGCCACTCCGGCGGCCTGCTACGGCCACGCCAACGACCGGCGCAAGCAGGGGGAACTGTTCCTGCAAATCTTCCGCCCGCGCTTTGGGGACGGGCCGGACGTCGTCATCGGCGCCGGCCGCAAGACCATCTGGAGCCAGGCGGGCAGCGAGATTGAAACGGCGGCGCAGAAGGCGGGCCGCAGGATCTATGCCTCGCTTGCGGACGTCCCGGAGAGCGAAAGGCGGCCCATCGTCGTCAGCGAGGGCGAGATGGACGTGGCCGCGGCCGCGCGCCGGGCGCTGAAGCTGCTCTCGGCCAACCGCAGGGGATATTTCCTGATGATCGAGTGGGACGCGCACACCGACAACCCGCGCCAGGGGCTGGACAACCTGGTGAGGTTCGACAGGCTGATCCGCGAGATCGCCTCGCAGGTGAACCTGAACGACACGCTGCTCGTCTTCACGGCCGACCACTCCTTCGAGCTCCGCATCACCGGGGGCCGGCGCGGCGTGCCGCTGCTGGAAGGACTCGACGAGTGGATGTCCGGCCACAGCCAGAAGGATGAGATCCGCATTCCGGCGCTGCGGGTGGGCCACTCGCACACGGGCGAGGAGGTGCTGATCGCCGCCATGGGCGCGGGCGCGGAGCGCGTGCGCGGCTATATGCCGAACACGCGGGTCTTCGAGATCATCATGCAGGCCTGGGGCTGGCGTCCCGAGCCGCGCTGAGCGTCTGGAACGATGGCGCGCGGACGCAAACGGGCGAGATGCCCTGACGGTTGCGTCTTGCGTTCCCGTGCATGAACCGCGGCGCGGGCGGAGAAAGCGGGGCGGGATTTCGCAAGCGAACGATGCCACGATCGGCATCCCGTGCCACGACCCGCGCCTGTTGCGGGCCTCGAGGCTCCGGTTCCGTCAGGCCTGCGAGAGCACGCGTTGAGGGCACGGAAACGTCCGCCTGATTTTGGTTCGCCCACATGCGCTCTTTGTCAGGCCCGGGCGTTTGGGCCCTGATAGACTGGCGGCATGCCGCGGTACGGAGCCCTGGAAGCGGGCGGGACGAAATTCCTGGCAGCGGTGGGAGAGGATCCGCTCCGGCTGGAAAACATCACGCGCATTCCCACGTCGAATGAGCCGGCCGAGACGATGGAAGCGGTGATTGACTATTTCCTCCGTGCCGGCCCGCTCGAGTCCCTTGGGGTGGCGACTTTCGGGCCGGTGGATCTCGCCACCGGGCGCATCACCACGACGCCGAAGCTCGCCTGGAGGGATTATCCGCTGCGGGAGACGCTGGCTCGCGCGCTGGGAGTGCCTGTCGTCCTGGATACGGACGTCAACGGCGCCGCGCTGGCCGAGGCCCGCCTGGGAGCCGGCCGGGGCGTGGACGACCTGGTCTATTTCACCGTGGGGACGGGCATTGGCGGGGGAGCCATCACGGGCGGACGTCTGCTGCACGGACGGATGCATCCGGAGATGGGCCATCTGCTGGTGCGCCGCGCGCCGGGAGAAGCGGCGGACTTCCGGGGCGTCTGCCCGTATCACGCCGACTGTCTGGAAGGCATGGCGAGCGGGCCGGCGATCGAGGCGCGCTGGGGCGCCACGCCCGAGTCCCTGCCCGCCCGGCATGCGGCCTGGCGGCTGGAGGCGGACTATCTCGCTCAGGCCTGCATGGCGGCCGTGTGCGTCCTTTCCCCGAGCGTGATCGTTCTCGGTGGCGGCGTGATGGAGCAGGAGCAGCTCCTCGAGATGGTGCGGCAGCGGCTGAACGAATACGCGCAGCGCTATTTCCCGCTGCCGCGGATCGAACGGCCGGCGCTGGAACATCCGGGCCTGAGCGGAGCGATGATGCTCGCCATGAAGGCGGCCCGGTGAGAAAAAACATTTCTTCGGAAACACGTTGAGAGGCGGCGGCCGGTGATTCGCGCGTCATCCGGACGGGGCCGCGCGTCGGCGTTGACGGCGCGCGCAGGAGCGGATTGCGGCCGCAGTGGCACCCGGGGGCGGGCGGCGCTCAACCTGGACGGGAACGGGATCCGGCCACGGGTCGTTCGCCGCCCGCCGCTGCCTTCCCGGAGCATCGCCGGCCGGCCCTGGTGTGTCTCCCTTTGCGGGGCCCTGTTGCCCCATGAGCCGGGCCGTATCAGCGCCGGTTACTTGTGGGCGGCGGCTTCCAGGCGGGCCTGAGCGCGGCGGAGCGCGTTGAGGGCCCGGGCGATGTCGACGTCCGGCGTCGGATTCATGATGCGCTCATTGGCGCGCTTGAGGGCGGCCTGGGCGCGGGCGACGTCGATTTCATCGGCGTTCTCGGCGCGGTTGGCGAGCACGCGGATGCGGTCCGGACCCACCTCGACATAGCCGCCGATGATGGACATCCACTTCTTCTGCCCGTTTTCGAGCTCGTAGATGAGGACGCCGATACCCAGTTCAGACAGCAGCGGCGCGTGGTCGGGCAGGATGCCGAGGTAGCCGTTGGCCGCGGGCACCTGCGCCTGCCGCACGTTCTCCCGCAGCAGGAGCCGCTCGGGCGTGGCCACTTCAAGGCGCAGCAGGGCAGACATGGCTCAGCTCGCTTTCCTGAGCTGCTCGGCGCGCTCGAGCACGTCCTCGATGGTTCCCTGCATGTAGAAGGCCTGTTCGGGGATGTCGTCGTGCTTGCCGTCGCAGATCTCCCTGAACCCGCGGATCGTGTCGGCGAGCTTGACGTACTTGCCCTTGAAGCCGGTGAACTGCTCGGCCACATGGAACGGCTGCGAGAGGAAGCGCTGGATCTTGCGCGCGCGGGAGACGGTGAGCTTGTCCTCCTCGCTGAGCTCGTCCATGCCGAGGATGGCGATGATGTCCTGAAGGTCCTTGTAGCGTTGCAGGATCTGCTTGACGCGCTGGGCGGTGTTGTAGTGCTCCTCGCCGACGACGAGCGGGTCGAGGATGCGCGAGGTCGAGGCCAGCGGATCGACGGCCGGGTAGATGCCGATGGCGGCGATTTCGCGCGAAAGCTGGGTGGTGGCGTCGAGGTGCGCGAAGGTGGTGGCGGGTGCGGGGTCGGTGTAGTCGTCGGCGGGGACGTAGATGGCCTGCACGGAGGTGATCGAGCCGCGCTTGGTGGAAGTGATGCGCTCCTGGAGTTCGCCCATTTCGGTGGCGAGGTTGGGCTGGTAGCCGACGGCCGAGGGCATGCGCCCGAGCAGCGCCGAGACCTCGCTGCCGGCCTGGGTGAAGCGGAAGATGTTGTCGATGAAGAGCAGGACGTCCTGCCCCTCGTCGTCGCGGAAATACTCGGCGACGGTGAGGGCCGACAGCGCCACGCGGAGGCGGGCGCCGGGCGGCTCGGTCATCTGGCCGTAGATGAGGGCGACCTTGGACTTCGTCCAGTCGGTGGGGTCGAGCACGCCGGCTTCCTGCATTTCGAGCCAGAGGTCGTTGCCTTCGCGGGTGCGTTCGCCGACGCCGCCGAAGACGCTGACGCCGCCATGCTGCATGGCGATGTTGTTGATCAGCTCCATGATGATGACGGTCTTGCCGACACCGGCGCCGCCGAACAGGCCGATCTTGCCGCCGCGGAGGTAGGGCTCGAGCAGGTCGATCACCTTGATGCCCGTTTCAAACATCTCGGTGGCGGTGGACTGCTCCTCGAAAGAGGGCGCGGGGCGGTGGATGGGGTAGCGCTTCTCGGTGACCAGCGGGCCCATCTCGTCGACGGGCTGGCCGAGGACATTGAGGACGCGGCCGAGGGTCTGCTTGCCAACCGGCATGGTGATCGGCTCGCCGAGCGAAATGGCCTTCATGCCGCGCACCAGCCCTTCGGTGGGCTGGAGGGCGACGCAGCGGACGCGGCCTTCGCCAAGGTGCTGCATGACCTCGACGGTGACGTCGATGGGGAAAGGCGTGTCAAAGCCGTCACCGGTGATGCGCACCGCGGTATAGATGACGGGCACCTGGCCCTCCGGGAACTGGATGTCGACCGCGGGGCCGGCCACCTGAACCACTTTTCCGATGACTTTTTCGTTCGTCGTTTCGCTCATTTTCTTTTGAACCTCATTCCAGCGCGCTGGCGCCGCTGACCACTTCGATGATTTCGCGCGTGATGCTCGCCTGGCGGACGCGGTTCATGTAGAGGGTGAGTTTTTCGATCATCTCACCGGCGTTGGTGGTGGCCGCGTCCATGGCCGTCATGCGGGCCGCCTGCTCGGCGGCGGCCGACTCGAGGAACGCCTCCAGCACCTGGAGCACGATGAAGTCCGGCAGCAGCCTTTCGAGCATCTGCATGGGCGGCTGCTCGAAGATGTATTCGCGCGTCGCCGCGGCGGCGGGCATGGCGATGGGCAGGATCTTCTTCAGCGTGACCTTCTGCGAGAGCACGCTCTTGAACTCGTTGTAAATCAGATACACCGAGTCCACTTCGCCGGCGGTGAAGCGTTCGATCAGCTTCCGGGCGAGCCGCTCGGCGTCGGCCTGCGAGGGGTTCTGGCTGATGCCGACCGTCTCGCCGCTTGTGCGCACCGGGCGCCTGATGAAAAAGTCGCGGCCTTTTCGCCCGACGAGCTCGACTTCGACCTGCTGCTCGCGGTGGTCGGCCAGGAACTGCTGCGCCGCCTTGATCAGGTTGGTGTTGAAGGCGCCGGCCAGGCCGCGGTCGGCGGTGATCAGCACCACCTGGATGCGCTCTTCGTCGCGCGCGGCGAGCAGCGGGAGCTGTTCCACCAGCTCGGGGCCGACGGCCGCCACGACGTCGCCGAGCAGTTCGGCGGCCATGCGCGCGTACGGACGCGAGTTGATGACGCGGTCCTGGGCGCGGCGCAGACGCGCCGAAGACACCATCTTCATGGCGCGCGTGATCTGCTGCGTGTTCTTGACCGACCGGATGCGCCGGCGGATGTCGATCAGGCTGGGCATGGGGCCTCCGCGCGGGCTACTTCAGCTTGTGTTCGGCCTTGAAGCGCTGCTTGAATTCAGCGAGCATCGCTTCCATGCGCGCCTTCAGGTCCTCGCTGATGGCCTTCTTTTCGCGGATCTCGGCGAGGATCTCCGGGTGGGAAGCGTCGGCGAAGCGGTAGAGCTCGGCCTCGAACGGCTGGCAGGCCTCCACCGGCAGGTCGTCCAGATAGCCGTTGACGCCGGCGAACAGGATCAGCACCTGTTTTTCGACGGGCAGCGGGCGGTATTGCGGCTGCTTGAGGATCTCGGTGAGGCGGCGGCCGCGGTTGAGCTGGGCCTGCGAGGCCTTGTCGAGGTCGGAGCCGAACTGCGCGAAGGCGGCCAGGGCGCGGTACTGGGCAAGCTCCAGGCGGAGCGAGCCGGCCACCTGTTTCATCGCCTTGATCTGCGCGTTGCCGCCGACGCGGCTGACCGAGATGCCCACGTCCACGGCGGGACGGATGTTCGAGTTGAACAGGTCCGCCTGAAGATAGATCTGGCCGTCGGTGATCGAGATGACGTTGGTGGGAATATAGGCTGAGACGTCGCCGGCCTGCGTTTCAATAAACGGCAGCGCGGTGAGCGAGCCGCCGCCGAGCTTGTCGTTGAGCTTGGCGGCGCGCTCGAGCAGGCGCGAGTGCAGGTAGAAGACGTCGCCGGGGTAAGCCTCGCGGCCGGGCGGACGGCGCAGCAGCAGCGAAATCTCGCGGTAGGCGGCCGCCTGCTTGCTGAGGTCGTCGTAGACGCAGAGGGCGTGTCCGCCGCGGTCGCGGAAGTATTCGCCCATGGCGCAGCCGGCGTAGGGCGCCAGGTACTGAAGAGCGGCGGACTCACTGGCGGTGGCGGCGACGACGATGGTGTAGTCCATGGCGCCATGCTCGGTGAGCGTCTTGACGACCTGGGCGACGGTGGAGCGCTTCTGGCCGATGGCGACGTAGATGCAGATGACGTCCTGGCCCTTCTGGTTGATGATCGTGTCGATGGCGATGGCGGTCTTGCCGGTCTGGCGGTCGCCGATGATGAGCTCGCGCTGGCCGCGGCCGATGGGGATCATCGCGTCGATGGCCTTGATGCCGGTCTGGAGCGGTTCGCGCACGGGCTTGCGGTCGACGACGCCGGGTGCGAGGCGCTCGACCGGGCCGTAGTGTTCGGTGCGGATGGGGCCCTTGTCGTCGATGGGCTCGCCGAGGGCGTTGACGACGCGGCCAATGAGCGCTTCGCCGACGGGCACGGACATGATGCGCCGCGTGCGGCGGACTTCGTCGCCCTCCCTGATCAGGTGGGTCTCGCCGAACAGCACGACGCCGACCTCGTCCTCTTCGAGGTTCATGGCGAGGCCGACGACGCCGTGGGGCAGCTCGACGAGCTCGCCCGCCATTACCCGGTCAAGGCCGTGAACGCGGGCGATGCCGTCGCCCACCGTCACCACGTAGCCGGTCTCGGCGACCTCGACCGCCTTGTCGTAACTTTCGATCTCCTCCCGCAGCACGCGGGCGATT
Encoded here:
- the atpD gene encoding ATP synthase subunit beta, with the protein product MSETTNEKVIGKVVQVAGPAVDIQFPEGQVPVIYTAVRITGDGFDTPFPIDVTVEVMQHLGEGRVRCVALQPTEGLVRGMKAISLGEPITMPVGKQTLGRVLNVLGQPVDEMGPLVTEKRYPIHRPAPSFEEQSTATEMFETGIKVIDLLEPYLRGGKIGLFGGAGVGKTVIIMELINNIAMQHGGVSVFGGVGERTREGNDLWLEMQEAGVLDPTDWTKSKVALIYGQMTEPPGARLRVALSALTVAEYFRDDEGQDVLLFIDNIFRFTQAGSEVSALLGRMPSAVGYQPNLATEMGELQERITSTKRGSITSVQAIYVPADDYTDPAPATTFAHLDATTQLSREIAAIGIYPAVDPLASTSRILDPLVVGEEHYNTAQRVKQILQRYKDLQDIIAILGMDELSEEDKLTVSRARKIQRFLSQPFHVAEQFTGFKGKYVKLADTIRGFREICDGKHDDIPEQAFYMQGTIEDVLERAEQLRKAS
- a CDS encoding fructokinase → MPRYGALEAGGTKFLAAVGEDPLRLENITRIPTSNEPAETMEAVIDYFLRAGPLESLGVATFGPVDLATGRITTTPKLAWRDYPLRETLARALGVPVVLDTDVNGAALAEARLGAGRGVDDLVYFTVGTGIGGGAITGGRLLHGRMHPEMGHLLVRRAPGEAADFRGVCPYHADCLEGMASGPAIEARWGATPESLPARHAAWRLEADYLAQACMAAVCVLSPSVIVLGGGVMEQEQLLEMVRQRLNEYAQRYFPLPRIERPALEHPGLSGAMMLAMKAAR
- the atpC gene encoding ATP synthase epsilon chain, whose amino-acid sequence is MSALLRLEVATPERLLLRENVRQAQVPAANGYLGILPDHAPLLSELGIGVLIYELENGQKKWMSIIGGYVEVGPDRIRVLANRAENADEIDVARAQAALKRANERIMNPTPDVDIARALNALRRAQARLEAAAHK
- a CDS encoding alkaline phosphatase, encoding MRRFILSAITSLLLLSPAMAQKRAKNVILFLADAAGVPTVSAASLHGYGEPLKLYVQSWPHMGLMDTTTASAYVTDSAAGMTAIVTGVKTQNGVISMGPDTERGKKDGRILKTLLEYAEEKGLATGVLTNVSIADATPAACYGHANDRRKQGELFLQIFRPRFGDGPDVVIGAGRKTIWSQAGSEIETAAQKAGRRIYASLADVPESERRPIVVSEGEMDVAAAARRALKLLSANRRGYFLMIEWDAHTDNPRQGLDNLVRFDRLIREIASQVNLNDTLLVFTADHSFELRITGGRRGVPLLEGLDEWMSGHSQKDEIRIPALRVGHSHTGEEVLIAAMGAGAERVRGYMPNTRVFEIIMQAWGWRPEPR
- a CDS encoding putative Fe(2+)-trafficking protein is translated as MAEAKPKRMVHCVKFGREMEGLDEVPFDNHPLGQRIYENVSKEAWRMWVEHMKMLMNEYRLNLGTREAQEFLLRQMEQYFFGEGSQLPPDYVPPER
- a CDS encoding ATP synthase subunit gamma, with product MPSLIDIRRRIRSVKNTQQITRAMKMVSSARLRRAQDRVINSRPYARMAAELLGDVVAAVGPELVEQLPLLAARDEERIQVVLITADRGLAGAFNTNLIKAAQQFLADHREQQVEVELVGRKGRDFFIRRPVRTSGETVGISQNPSQADAERLARKLIERFTAGEVDSVYLIYNEFKSVLSQKVTLKKILPIAMPAAAATREYIFEQPPMQMLERLLPDFIVLQVLEAFLESAAAEQAARMTAMDAATTNAGEMIEKLTLYMNRVRQASITREIIEVVSGASALE
- the atpA gene encoding ATP synthase subunit alpha encodes the protein MAQIRADEIARVLREEIESYDKAVEVAETGYVVTVGDGIARVHGLDRVMAGELVELPHGVVGLAMNLEEDEVGVVLFGETHLIREGDEVRRTRRIMSVPVGEALIGRVVNALGEPIDDKGPIRTEHYGPVERLAPGVVDRKPVREPLQTGIKAIDAMIPIGRGQRELIIGDRQTGKTAIAIDTIINQKGQDVICIYVAIGQKRSTVAQVVKTLTEHGAMDYTIVVAATASESAALQYLAPYAGCAMGEYFRDRGGHALCVYDDLSKQAAAYREISLLLRRPPGREAYPGDVFYLHSRLLERAAKLNDKLGGGSLTALPFIETQAGDVSAYIPTNVISITDGQIYLQADLFNSNIRPAVDVGISVSRVGGNAQIKAMKQVAGSLRLELAQYRALAAFAQFGSDLDKASQAQLNRGRRLTEILKQPQYRPLPVEKQVLILFAGVNGYLDDLPVEACQPFEAELYRFADASHPEILAEIREKKAISEDLKARMEAMLAEFKQRFKAEHKLK